In the Helianthus annuus cultivar XRQ/B chromosome 11, HanXRQr2.0-SUNRISE, whole genome shotgun sequence genome, one interval contains:
- the LOC110888795 gene encoding uncharacterized protein LOC110888795, whose translation MSSSRQYSHSPRKSKANSKKKMLTFMANQIARIVPKIVSEIQASSTPNHSGDSHVVQPKPVSFNYKHFTACNPKTFTGKDGVTAMLEWFDSMEVTFINSECPEELKVRSATGVFQARALDWWTNERNIRSNELAYALSWEELRQLMMEEFCPPHEQQKLEEEFWTLKQVGDENLAYTTRFKQLCFIVPHLVLTTERTIRKYINGLPPMMRDTIEAARLDNIEDVYRLAASLNNNRVRDKQVAAASKPTSSSKPAHQITHNNRGKKRAHQSSVCNAVTPVENPKPNPANPEKKQYTETNPKCTTCHFHHPTTSPCRHYKCFVSVEFEPLLKCTRSKLPKSFPVEVANGKSIRVDYVLRNCTLTLNDHAFSIDLIPMELGSFDIIVGMDWLRKNHAEIACFEKYVRLPLPSGDTLHDYGDRPSKSKANVMHPSEQILT comes from the exons ATGTCGTCATCTCGTCAGTACTCTCACTCTCCCAGAAAATCCAAGGCTAACTCCAAAAAGAAAATGCTGACGTTCATGGCAAATCAGATTGCCAGAATCGTGCCAAAGATAGTGTCTGAGATTCAAGCCTCCAGCACTCCCAATCATTCTGGCGATTCTCACGTAGTACAGCCTAAACCAGTCTCATTCAACTACAAACACTTCACTGCCTGTAACCCCAAAACTTTCACTGGGAAGGATGGAGTGACAGCTATGTTGGAATGGTTTGACAGCATGGAAGTCACGTTCATAAATAGTGAATGTCCAGAGGAACTCAAGGTGCGAAGTGCCACTGGTGTTTTCCAAGCCAgggcactagactggtggactaaCGAGAGAAACATTCGATCCAATGAGCTAGCTTACGCGTTGTCTTGGGAAGAGCTCAGACAGCTTATGATGgaggaattctgccctcctcatgagcagCAGAAGTTAGAAGAAGAGTTCTGGACCCTCAAACAAGTTGGGGATGAAAACCTTGCATACACTACCCGGTTCAAGCAGTTGTGTTTTATCGTGCCTCATTTGGTGTTGACCACAGAACGCACCATTCGGAAATATATTAATGGGTTGCCTCCTATGATGCGTGATACCATCGAGGCGGCTAGGTTGGATAATATTGAGGATGTGTACCGCCTCGCGGCAAGTTTGAATAATAATCGAGTTCGTGATAAACAAGTCGCAGCAGCATCTAAACCTACATCCTCCTCAAAACCCGCTCACCAAATCACCCACAACAATAGGGGAAAAAAACGTGCTCACCAATCCTCAGTTTGCAACGCTGTTACACCAGTTGAAAATCCAAAACCTAACCCAGCAAACCCAGAAAAGAAGCAATACACAGAAACAAACCCTAAGTGCACCACTTGCCACTTTCATCACCCAACTACGAGCCCATGTAGACACT aTAAATGTTTTGTATCTGTAGAATTTGAACCATTGTTAAAATGCACACGCTCAAAACTACCTAAGTCATTCCCAGTCGAAGTTGCCAATGGCAAGTCTATTCGTGTCGATTATGTTCTTCGTAATTGTACTCTCACTTTGAATGATCATGCCTTTTCAATTGACCTCATACCCATGGAGTTaggtagtttcgatatcatagtaggcatggattggcttcgaAAGAACCATGCTGAAATTGCCTGTTTCGAAAAATACGTTCGTTTGCCTCTTCCATCAGGCGATACCCTACATGATTATGGGGATCGACCTTCCAAGTCTAAAGCTAATG